Genomic DNA from Peribacillus simplex NBRC 15720 = DSM 1321:
AAGGATTTTCCCAATCACCACGTACCCCTATTCTCTTAAACTGCTCACGTTGATTGTTAATCTGACCATAAGCATACTCTTCACAAAGCTTTCTGAATTCGGCAACGCTCATTTCTTTCCGTTTCACGCCTTTTTTCGTCAATGCCGTTTCGATTGGAAGCCCATGCGTATCCCAGCCAGGTACATACGGTGCTTGAAAACCGCTCATCGATTTAAACCGGACAATGAAATCCTTTAAAACCTTATTCATTGCATGGCCCATATGGATATCGCCGTTGGCATATGGAGGTCCATCATGCAAAATGAATAAAGGACGTCCTTCCGTTTGTTCTTGCACTTTTTTATAGATGTTCATTTCTTTCCATTTTTCTTGGATTTCCGGTTCACGTTTCGGCAAATTCCCACGCATTGGAAATTCAGTTTTAGGCATCAATAAGGTATCTTTGTATTCCATCATAAAATCCTCCATCCGTCTTTTAAAAAAATTCATTCGAACCGATGACTTGATATCCGGCCAAAATAAAAAGCCCTCTCATCCCTAAAAAAGGGACGAGAAAGCTTTGCTTCCCGCGGTACCACCCTGGCTAGAAAGATTCACAAAGTGAATCCAACCTCTCGAGCATTCGTAACGTGAATGAAACGCTTCATTTACTTACTGCAAAAGCAGGTTCAACTCAGAACTCAAGGGTGATCTTCAATATCTTCGCTTATTCCGGGCTTTCACCATCCCCGGTTCGCTAAAAATAAGTGTGTGAAGAATTTACTTTCCCTGTCATCGTCTAATTTCATAATGAATAGTATTGTTAAAAAATTATATGCGAAAAAAGTGTTCAAAGTCAAGGAATCGTTTAAATTTCCTCTTCCACTCTTTCATTTAATTCTATTTCGGTTGCATCCACTTCATAATCCAGAAGATGATCCCAATCGTCATTGTCCAGCAAATCCAGCTGTGCACCTACAAGCATTTTGAAACGCGTCCGGAATACTTTGGATTGCTTTTTCAAATCTTCAATATCCATCGCTATTTTCCTTGCTTTCACAAGTGACTCATTGACAATCCTGTCAGCATTTTTCTCTGCTTCCTTTATGATCAGTTTCGCTTCTTTTTGGGCATTGCGCCTTAATTCTTCGGCTGCTTCTTGAGCGACAATAATCGACTTGTTAAGTGTACCCTCAATTGTCGTAAAATGTCCCAAACGATCAAAAGTCTCGTTCAGTTTATCTTCAAGTTCTTTCTTCTCCCTCAAAATCAGTTCATAATCCTTAATGACCTGGTCGAGAAATTCATTTACTTCATCTTCATCATACCCTCGAAATACTTTGTTAAATTCCTTGTTATGTATATCTATCGGGGTTAAGGGCATTACGGCACCTCCAGAACGGTTTCTACTCTAGTATGTTAAAACTCTATATTCGACAATAATTTTATAAATCCTGCTTTTTATTGTATTATTTTTGTCTGCCTAACGAGATTCTCCACTTATCCTTCTTGGTTTTCCCATCAATTGAAGCTATTTTACATCTGCCAAAACCTCTGATGGAAAGTGTATCACCTTCACGGCATTCTTCCGAGACGTTTTCCGTTTGCTTGAAATTCACCTTTACTTTTCCTGACGTTATCAAGGACTGAGTTTTTTGACGGGACATATTCAGGACGGACGATAGCACACTGTCAAGCCTAAGTGAACTGACGGTGGTTACTTGCTCTTCCCATTTTTCCTTAACTTGGACGATATTCTCGATTGGAAGCCGTTTGATGGAAACGGAGGCATTACCTATTTTCTCCAGATTTCCTGTGAGATATGAATCCATCTCTTCGGCAGCTATAAATTGAATATGCTCCTCCGTCACTATTATATCACCAAATTTTTCACGTTTTACCCCTAGTGACATCAAGGTTCCAAGTATTTGCCTATGTTCAAGCGTTACAAATTTTTTTGGATAGGAGATATCGTATAAGGAGATATTGAAATCAGATGGTTCAGGAGAGTAATAATCAGGGTAAATGAGCACACGTTTTCGCTCTACGAAATCGCTTCCGCCATTGAATTGCAGTTTCGCTTCCGGATCATTCCCTATTAGGGAAGTAAGGATTTCCTGCTGACGCGGATCAAGAAAATCAGATAGTTTCGGAGCGTAGGAATTTTTAACCTGATCAATCCAATTCATAGCCTGGTCAATAAAATCTTTTTCCTCCGGCCTGAAATGCTGATAAATACTCATGATTGAATAAATGCTCCTTAGTTATCAAATTAATGGTCGATCATAAGGAATTGATTAAACGGTTCTGCGTTGCAACTACACAGCGGAGAATGTTCCGACTGTGTAGTAAGATGCATGTCAGGTTAATTGTTGATCATCCTATTAATGTCTGTAAGTAATAGATTCCATATCCGCTGGCAAAATTAAGTACCAGCAAGGCCACAAGAGGTGAAAGATCAATCATGCCAAGTGGCGGAATGAACTTTCTGAACGGTTCTAAATACGGTTCGCAAATTTTTTCCAGAAATTGACCAATCGATGTCTCCCTTGCATTGGGGAACCATGACATCAATATGTAACCGATTAATGCCATTGAATAAATTTCAATTAAATAATATAAACCCTGAAGCACTAAACCCATTAACCATTACCACCTCGCTTCTTCGTACTCCTCTTCGGCGGCGAAGCCGGTAATATTACCGGAAACATCGACGTTGTCCGGGGTACATAAGAATATATCTGTTCCGATTTTTTGGATATCCCCGCTGATTGCATAGACAGTCCCACTTAGAAAATCGATGATTCGCTTTCCTTGGTCATGCTGGATTCGTTGAAGGTTCACGACTACAGCGCGCCTGTTTTTTAAATGGTCAGCTACCTCCTGGGCTTCTGCATAAGCACGAGGCTCCAATAATACTACTTTAGAAGATTTCTGTACGCTTTGCAAACTTACGATATTCTGATTGGTATTATTCCCTGCAGAAGCGGACTGCTGCTGTTTAGCTGACTTCACGACTTTTGGTTCAGCCTCCTCTTCTTCCATCACTTCATCCTTGTACTCATACTCATCGTCCAGCGCGAAATAAGATTTAAATTTTGATACGAACGACATCTATTGCGTACCTCCTTAAAATTATTCGCCTACAAGTGCTGTACCAATCCTGATCATTGTAGCGCCTTCCTCAATGGCAATCATGAAATCATTGGACATGCCCATGGACAATTCAGTGCAGGGGGCGTGCTTCAACTCTAAATTTTGTATTTCAACCTGGATGCCTTTCAGTTTCCGGAAGCATTCCCGCAAAACCTGTTCATCATCGGTCAATGGCGCCATTGTCATCAACCCTGCAATATTCACCTTATCAAAATTGGATAACCCTTTTATGAAATCCATTGTCGCCTCAGGATTCAGACCATGTTTTGATTCTTCACCAGAAACATTCACCTGTACTAAACAGTTTATCGGCTCGTTTGCGCGTTTTTGAATTTCTTCTGCCAAAGAAATGCGATCCAATGAATGGATATACGAAATTTTATCGATGACATTCTTTACTTTGCGTGTTTGCATGGAACCAATATAATGCCAGTTGGGCTTGTCCTTCAGCACTTCATATTTATTCAAAAGCCCTTCGTCACGGTTTTCACCCAAATCAAGTATTCCCGCTTCCAATGCTTCATTCGCTCTCTCGACCGAAACATATTTCGTCACTGCGATCAACTTTATCGCTTCACGGTCCCTTCCACTATTTTCACATGCTATATTTATTTTTTCTTCGATGCTTTTTAAATTGTCCACTACTTTCACTGTTACTCTAAATCCTCCTTCCAACCGATAAAACTCATCAACCTACCTGTCTTCCCGTTATCACGGCGATGTGAAAAAAACAATTCATGATCACAGCTTGTACAGTATGATGTAACGTCGATCTGACTTTTTGGAATTCCTGATTTTTGAAGAATCAATGCATTAAGTTGCTTAAGGTCTAACTCATATTGTCCTTCACTGATTAAATTATAGGGCTTTTCGTCAATATCTACCAGCAAATTCTGCACTAAATCCATGACATAATCATCAACTACATAGCACTTCGAACAAATAGACG
This window encodes:
- a CDS encoding DivIVA domain-containing protein — protein: MPLTPIDIHNKEFNKVFRGYDEDEVNEFLDQVIKDYELILREKKELEDKLNETFDRLGHFTTIEGTLNKSIIVAQEAAEELRRNAQKEAKLIIKEAEKNADRIVNESLVKARKIAMDIEDLKKQSKVFRTRFKMLVGAQLDLLDNDDWDHLLDYEVDATEIELNERVEEEI
- a CDS encoding RNA-binding protein, translating into MSIYQHFRPEEKDFIDQAMNWIDQVKNSYAPKLSDFLDPRQQEILTSLIGNDPEAKLQFNGGSDFVERKRVLIYPDYYSPEPSDFNISLYDISYPKKFVTLEHRQILGTLMSLGVKREKFGDIIVTEEHIQFIAAEEMDSYLTGNLEKIGNASVSIKRLPIENIVQVKEKWEEQVTTVSSLRLDSVLSSVLNMSRQKTQSLITSGKVKVNFKQTENVSEECREGDTLSIRGFGRCKIASIDGKTKKDKWRISLGRQK
- a CDS encoding YggT family protein, which produces MGLVLQGLYYLIEIYSMALIGYILMSWFPNARETSIGQFLEKICEPYLEPFRKFIPPLGMIDLSPLVALLVLNFASGYGIYYLQTLIG
- a CDS encoding cell division protein SepF, which produces MSFVSKFKSYFALDDEYEYKDEVMEEEEAEPKVVKSAKQQQSASAGNNTNQNIVSLQSVQKSSKVVLLEPRAYAEAQEVADHLKNRRAVVVNLQRIQHDQGKRIIDFLSGTVYAISGDIQKIGTDIFLCTPDNVDVSGNITGFAAEEEYEEARW
- a CDS encoding YggS family pyridoxal phosphate-dependent enzyme — protein: MKVVDNLKSIEEKINIACENSGRDREAIKLIAVTKYVSVERANEALEAGILDLGENRDEGLLNKYEVLKDKPNWHYIGSMQTRKVKNVIDKISYIHSLDRISLAEEIQKRANEPINCLVQVNVSGEESKHGLNPEATMDFIKGLSNFDKVNIAGLMTMAPLTDDEQVLRECFRKLKGIQVEIQNLELKHAPCTELSMGMSNDFMIAIEEGATMIRIGTALVGE